A window from Neobacillus sp. PS3-40 encodes these proteins:
- a CDS encoding MFS transporter, whose amino-acid sequence MDEQMMKDSSKDKIWTKDFVLILFANFFIFLGFQMTLPTIPLFVEKLGGNDQLIGFVVGIFTFSALLIRPYAGHALESKGRAFVYLLGLSIFVFSVGSYGFAMSILFLFIMRIVQGAGWGLSTTASGTIATDFIPPNRRGEGMGYFGLSGNIAMAFGPSLGLALTSKISFSLFFFICAGLGFAALLFSSKIKFKKVIQKPIKSGAGKSGLYEKSALQPSILLFFLTTTFGGIAAFLPLYTAQKHISGIQWYFLLYALAVMLTRTFAGTWYDKKGHKAVFIPGTLFIFVAMILLAWLPNSPIMYTAAILYGLGFGTVQPALQAWSVEKAPINRKGMANATFYSFFDLGVGIGAMVFGQIGHMLGYSSIYKTSAISVIISMLIYLFFLYKNHKRIVKNI is encoded by the coding sequence ATGGATGAACAAATGATGAAAGACAGTTCCAAAGATAAAATATGGACGAAGGACTTTGTCCTTATTCTTTTTGCTAATTTTTTTATATTCCTAGGTTTTCAGATGACCTTACCCACCATTCCTCTTTTTGTGGAAAAACTAGGAGGGAATGACCAATTAATTGGATTTGTTGTTGGTATTTTTACATTTTCTGCTTTACTAATTCGTCCTTACGCAGGTCATGCCTTAGAATCAAAAGGCAGAGCCTTCGTTTATTTACTGGGGCTTTCTATTTTTGTTTTTTCGGTTGGATCCTATGGGTTTGCGATGAGTATCCTTTTTCTTTTTATAATGAGAATTGTCCAGGGAGCTGGATGGGGGCTTTCAACTACCGCATCAGGAACGATTGCTACTGATTTTATTCCGCCAAACAGAAGAGGAGAAGGTATGGGCTATTTTGGCTTGTCCGGAAACATAGCCATGGCTTTTGGTCCTTCACTTGGTCTAGCACTTACTTCAAAAATTTCATTTTCACTCTTTTTCTTCATTTGTGCAGGGCTGGGGTTTGCAGCTTTATTATTTTCATCTAAAATTAAATTTAAAAAGGTGATACAAAAGCCAATTAAAAGTGGTGCTGGAAAAAGTGGCCTATATGAGAAGAGTGCTTTGCAACCTTCCATCTTATTATTTTTCCTTACCACAACTTTTGGAGGAATTGCAGCATTTCTTCCTTTATATACTGCACAGAAACATATTTCAGGAATCCAGTGGTACTTTCTGTTGTATGCCTTAGCTGTTATGTTAACAAGAACCTTTGCAGGAACATGGTATGATAAGAAAGGGCATAAAGCTGTTTTTATTCCGGGAACCCTGTTTATTTTTGTTGCCATGATTCTATTAGCTTGGCTTCCTAATAGCCCTATTATGTATACTGCAGCCATTTTATATGGGCTTGGTTTTGGTACTGTACAGCCAGCCTTACAAGCATGGTCAGTTGAAAAGGCTCCCATTAATCGAAAAGGTATGGCTAATGCGACCTTTTATTCTTTTTTTGATCTTGGAGTTGGAATAGGAGCAATGGTGTTTGGACAGATTGGCCATATGCTTGGTTATAGCAGTATTTATAAGACCTCTGCCATTTCGGTGATTATATCCATGTTAATTTATCTTTTTTTTCTCTATAAAAATCATAAAAGGATTGTAAAAAACATTTGA
- a CDS encoding methylated-DNA--[protein]-cysteine S-methyltransferase, with amino-acid sequence MKIGYAEYQSPLGAIRVIADESGIKRVEIFEEEWEEYLKENPTIQENQSLCGEAIKQLDEYFKGMRKEFDLPLSIEGTDFRKKVWDALRRIPYGEVRSYAEVAEMIGNSKAVRAVGQANKANQLPIIIPCHRVIGTSGKLVGFAGSRTPYQKKLLEAEGFMVPQTK; translated from the coding sequence ATGAAAATAGGGTATGCCGAATATCAATCACCATTGGGTGCAATTCGTGTAATAGCAGATGAGTCCGGTATCAAAAGGGTTGAGATATTTGAAGAGGAATGGGAAGAATATTTGAAGGAAAACCCAACGATTCAAGAAAACCAGAGTCTGTGTGGAGAAGCAATAAAGCAACTCGATGAGTATTTTAAAGGCATGAGAAAAGAGTTTGATTTGCCCCTTTCGATTGAAGGTACGGATTTCAGGAAGAAGGTTTGGGATGCCCTTCGGAGGATTCCTTATGGTGAGGTAAGAAGTTATGCTGAAGTAGCAGAAATGATCGGAAATTCAAAAGCAGTGCGAGCCGTGGGTCAGGCGAACAAGGCCAATCAACTTCCTATCATTATTCCTTGTCATCGAGTGATTGGAACGAGTGGAAAGCTTGTTGGATTTGCAGGTAGTCGAACTCCGTACCAGAAAAAGCTATTGGAAGCAGAGGGGTTTATGGTACCGCAAACAAAATAG